From Anopheles funestus chromosome 3RL, idAnoFuneDA-416_04, whole genome shotgun sequence, a single genomic window includes:
- the LOC125769861 gene encoding ras-related protein Rap1 has protein sequence MKGRHLRRRFSLQPSFMKDDSTEERPKREKPLKNDENSINSNVRHKIVMMGAAKVGKSSLITQFLYSSFSPKYKRTVEEMHHGHFSVGGVNLTLDILDTSGSYEFPAMRALSISSADAFILVYDVTDSITFEEVKAIREQIHEIKSTTAVPIVVVGNKTDLSDEDEDLRQVARDTTESMVTVDWENGFVEASAKLNRNVTQIFKELLVQAKITYNLSPALRRRRRQSLPQQASTGSTGAPATPQASPSVHVPSVAQLQHLQQIQDKSLGGKRNSCILS, from the exons ATGAAAGGCAGACATCTTCGGCGGCGGTTCAGCCTACAGCCGTCGTTTATGAAGGACGACTCTACCGAAGAACGACCAAAGCGAGAAAA ACCActgaaaaatgatgaaaactcCATAAACTCAAACGTGCGGCACAAGATCGTCATGATGGGCGCAGCCAAGGTGGGCAAAAGCTCACTCATCACGCAGTTCCTGTACAGCAGCTTTTCACCAAAGTACAAGCGCACGGTTGAGGAGATGCACCACGGTCACTTTTCGGTCGGTGGAGTAAATCTGACGCTCGACATTCTCGACACTTCCGGATCGTACGAG TTCCCAGCAATGCGAGCCCTTTCCATCTCATCAGCGGATGCATTTATCCTGGTGTACGACGTTACCGACAGTATCACGTTCGAGGAAGTGAAAGCGATACGTGAACAAATTCACGAGATCAAATCAACGACGGCGGTACCAATTGTGGTCGTTGGCAACAAGACCGATTTGAGCGATGAGGATGAGGATTTGCGACAG GTGGCACGTGACACAACTGAATCGATGGTAACGGTAGATTGGGAAAATGGTTTCGTCGAAGCATCAGCAAAACTGAACCGTAATGTTACACAG attttCAAGGAACTTTTGGTGCAAGCTAAAATAACATACAACCTTAGCCCGGCACTCCGGCGACGGAGACGCCAATCGCTGCCACAGCAGGCCAGCACCGGTAGCACGGGCGCACCAGCGACACCCCAAGCATCCCCAAGCGTTCACGTTCCATCCGTCGCCCAGCTGCAACATTTGCAGCAGATACAGGACAAAAGTCTCGGCGGCAAACGTAACTCGTGCATTCTTTCCTAA
- the LOC125769860 gene encoding fibroleukin-like, whose amino-acid sequence MMKNAVVFALICCHLVVGSQPVLRNESETITDTEPFQGLKPNLMFQVLRRLDEIDQRISHLERRIQSNHHLTTGVITEKLEGISDKLESINKTLRQNVGTYYGSCLEAPARLSDVYTIKPPASSIAPFQVYCEQSYRKGGWIVLSRRFDGTLNFTRDWADYRDGFGTPEGEYWLGLEKMHRITGSDYFQLLVHLKDYDGTVKTALYDEFEVGNEATGYRLHLGEFVEGNAKDSLRISVGMKFSTPDRDNDEHTGSCAEFYASGWWFRNCMNANLNGVHRKFDAQNSTMNWFGFRDDLQGLKESSMMIREVPA is encoded by the exons ATGATGAAGAACGCAGTCGTTTTCGCTCTAATATGTTGCCACCTTGTGGTGGGTTCGCAACCCGTACTACGGAACGAATCAGAAACGATAACCGACACGGAACCCTTTCAAGGATTGAAACCAAACCTTATGTTTCA GGTGCTGAGGCGGTTGGATGAGATTGATCAGCGAATAAGCCATCTAGAACGAAG AATTCAGAGCAACCACCATTTAACCACCGGGGTCATCACAGAAAAACTGGAAGGCATCAGTG ATAAGCTCGAAAGcatcaacaaaacattgcGCCAAAATG TGGGCACATATTATGGCTCCTGTCTGGAAGCACCGGCCAGGCTAAGTGATGTGTACACGATTAAACCACCGGCATCAAGTATAGCCCCGTTCCAGGTGTACTGTGAACAGAGCTACCGAAAAGGAGGTTGGATTGTGCTGAGCCGACGGTTTGATGGGACACTCAACTTTACCCGTGATTGGGCCGACTACCGTGATGGTTTCGGTACGCCCGAGGGCGAGTATTGGTTAGGGCTCGAGAAAATGCACCGCATTACCGGGTCCGACTACTTCCAGCTGTTGGTGCATCTGAAGGACTATGACGGTACGGTCAAGACGGCACTGTACGATGAGTTTGAGGTAGGGAACGAAGCCACCGGCTATCGGTTGCATTTGGGTGAGTTCGTTGAAGGAAATGCGAAGGATTCGCTGCGTATCAGTGTTGGGATGAAGTTTTCCACACCCGATCGGGATAATGATGAGCATACGGGATCTTGTGCCGAGTTCTACGCTAGTGGTTGGTGGTTTAGGAACTGTATGAACGC CAATCTCAACGGTGTTCATCGTAAGTTTGACGCACAGAATTCCACAATGAACTGGTTCGGTTTTCGAGACGATCTTCAAGGTTTGAAGGAGTCATCGATGATGATAAGAGAGGTGCCTGCTTAG